The following proteins come from a genomic window of Crassostrea angulata isolate pt1a10 chromosome 1, ASM2561291v2, whole genome shotgun sequence:
- the LOC128188515 gene encoding GTPase HRas — translation MTEYKLVVVGAGGVGKSALTIQLIQNHFVEEYDPTIEDSYRKQVVIDGETCLLDILDTAGQEEYSAMRDQYMRTGEGFLCVFAVNSTKSFEDINQYREQIKRVKDADEVPMVLVGNKVDLQTRTVESKQAKQVADSYNIPYVETSAKTRQGVDDAFYTLVREIRKFKEKKGNIKKGKRKLCRLF, via the exons ATGACGGAATATAAATTGGTGGTTGTTGGAG CTGGTGGCGTTGGAAAGAGCGCTCTAACCATCCAACTTATCCAGAACCA TTTCGTAGAGGAATATGATCCCACAATAG AGGACTCCTACAGAAAGCAAGTTGTGATAGACGGAGAGACATGTTTGTtagatatcttggatacggcAGGTCAAGAAGAGTACAG CGCTATGCGAGACCAGTACATGAGGACGGGTGAGGGCTTTCTGTGTGTTTTTGCTGTCAACAGCACGAAGTCTTTTGAGGACATTAACCAGTACAGGGAACAG ATTAAAAGAGTTAAAGATGCTGATGAAGTTCCTATGGTGT TGGTGGGTAACAAGGTTGACCTACAAACACGGACCGTGGAGAGTAAACAGGCCAAACAGGTGGCGGACAGCTACAACATACCCTACGTAGAGACCTCGGCCAAAACCCGACAGGGAGTGGACGATGCTTTCTACACCCTCGTCAGAGAAATCAGGAAGTTT AAAGAGAAGAAAGGAAATATTAAAAAGGGGAAAAGGAAGTTATGTCGATTGTTCTAA
- the LOC128157429 gene encoding zinc finger protein 675-like yields the protein MATLELTSAPGGENRLLSLRVTPEQEIAIYAFFQINGWTIITEEVPKQCEICQKAINGETPEPVHCQKCQREIEAESKQTEDESQDQTSVIGQLSQQPNQSQQGSVIALQDQMGRKVVVVGNTMTMTNQKIQALPHVPSTVIQHADGNETIIIERILEADQQQKADVERALGVTLQKAVEAVPPKIYNLNNSSENRPYKCDDCGKHFRKKTHVLAHMKFHSGESLPKCDVCGKEFLYKHNLISHASIHSGERPYQCSACPKNFRRKDDLQIHMRTHTGERPYKCDICGKCFTTQNQLPKHKRTHTGEKPYQCKVCTKSFRTKPHLEKHHRTHSGERPYRCQECGRAFTQNAHLLAHQRTHTGEKPFKCDECDKAFKESKTLKRHKLIHKNGMPFSCPICFKGFLRQQNLEVHMCVHSEDEPKYKRKLRLKRELIERLRAEEDAEGGLQMDVSNDFSALNHDHMEMVKSRKADGMEDLSMESQNIIEEEVSGLDHDHLALDGKDETESATEKMTEENGPMESSEDTNQNSIASSLLTLVEMITSAEQGGSLPANAQQVQVSGDVRTQPSSANSVISTATVQNEDQKNILIQGNNSADVVIQNAMDQGQSTEMGQDGLSQNIIITTEVEGGEQQIIQTMTGEFGDGETYVVQYVQDDS from the exons ATGGCAACTCTAGAACTAACTTCAGCACCAGGAGGTGAAAATCGTTTGCTGTCATTAAGAGTAACTCCGGAGCAAGAAATTGCCATCTATGCTTTCTTCCAGATCAATGGATGGACAATTATCACAGAGG AAGTTCCAAAGCAGTGTGAAATCTGTCAGAAAGCCATCAATGGGGAGACACCAGAACCCGTTCATTGTCAAAAATGTCAGCGGGAGATTGAGGCAGAGTCCAAACAAACGGAGGATGAATCTCAAGACCAGACGAGCGTGATTGGGCAACTGTCGCAGCAGCCCAACCAATCACAGCAAGGCTCTGTAATAGCGCTACAGGATCAGATGGGAAGGAAGGTGGTTGTCGTTGGTAACACTATGACCATGACCAATCAAAAGATACAGGCCTTACCGCACGTACCTTCTACAGTTATACAG CATGCAGATGGCAATGAAACCATCATCATTGAGCGCATACTGGAGGCAGACCAACAACAAAAGGCTGACGTAGAACGAGCCCTGGGGGTCACACTACAGAAGGCCGTGGAAGCAGTCCCCCCAAAGATCTACAACCTTAACAACAGCTCTGAGAACCGGCCGTACAAATGTGATGACTGTGGGAAACATTTCAGGAAGAAAACTCATGTTCTTGCTCACATGAAATTTCACAGTGGAGAGTCGCTTCCCAAATGTGATGTGTGTG gGAAGGAGTTTCTTTACAAGCACAATCTAATTTCCCATGCATCCATACACAGTGGAGAGAGGCCATATCAGTGTAGTGCCTGTCCTAAAAACTTCCGTCGCAAAGACGATTTACAG ATCCATATGCGAACACACACTGGTGAGCGCCCGTACAAGTGTGATATTTGTGGAAAGTGCTTCACAACTCAGAACCAGCTTCCCAAGCATAAACGCACACACACAG GTGAGAAGCCCTATCAATGCAAGGTGTGTACTAAGAGTTTCCGTACGAAGCCACACCTAGAAAAGCATCACAGGACCCACAGCGGAGAGAGACCGTACAG GTGTCAAGAATGTGGGCGGGCTTTTACCCAGAACGCCCATCTCTTGGCACACCAGAGAACACACACGGGAGAGAAGCCATTCAAGTGTGATGAGTGTGATAAAGCATTCAAAGAGAGCAAGACCTTGAAAAGACATAAACTTATCCACAAAAATGGCATGCCCTTCAGCTGTCCTATCTGCTTCAAAG GATTTCTGAGGCAGCAAAATTTAGAGGTTCACATGTGTGTCCACTCTGAAGATGAGCCAAAGTACAAGCGTAAATTACGCCTCAAGCGAGAGTTGATTGAGCGACTAAGGGCGGAGGAAGATGCAGAGGGAGGGCTACAGATGGATGTAAGCAATGATTTCTCTGCTCTTAACCATGACCACATGGAGATGGTTAAAAGTAGGAAGGCAGATGGTATGGAGGACCTGAGCATGGAAAGTCAAAATATCATCGAGGAAGAGGTGTCTGGTCTTGATCATGATCATCTTGCTCTTGATGGGAAAGACGAAACGGAATCAGCCACTGAAAAG ATGACAGAGGAGAATGGTCCGATGGAATCGAGTGAGGATACCAATCAGAACTCGATCGCCAGCAGTCTGCTGACCCTGGTGGAGATGATCACTAGTGCGGAACAGGGAGGGTCACTGCCAGCTAATGCACAGCAAGTACAG GTGTCTGGTGATGTTCGCACTCAGCCCTCTTCTGCAAACTCGGTGATTTCTACAGCAACAGTTCAAAATGAGGACCAGAAAAATATCCTTATCCAAGGGAATAACTCAGCTGACGTGGTCATTCAGAATGCGATGGATCAAGGTCAGTCCACAGAAATGGGTCAGGATGGACTGTCACAGAACATCATCATCACCACGGAGGTGGAAGGCGGCGAACAACAG ATAATTCAGACAATGACGGGGGAGTTTGGTGATGGTGAGACGTATGTCGTCCAGTACGTACAGGATGACTCCTGA